A window of Citrus sinensis cultivar Valencia sweet orange chromosome 7, DVS_A1.0, whole genome shotgun sequence contains these coding sequences:
- the LOC102615535 gene encoding aldehyde dehydrogenase family 3 member H1-like: MRNPSVRPFQDFSTGAACLNKSFIYNYTCGKNQTHISFPYLSLTSFSCRCSATMAAEEKQMQRFDVEKAASLMKELRNNYNSRKTKSYEWRMSQIQSIANMIEEKEEEIIEAIHKDLSKPPFETFISEISMTKSSCKLALKELKYWTKPEKAKTSLTTYPSSAEIISEPLGVVLVISTWNYPFLLSLDPVIGAIAAGNAVVLKPSEIAPATSSLLAKLLEDYVDNSAVRVVEGAVAETSALLEQKWDKIFYTGSPRVGRIVMAAAAKHLTPVILELGGKSPAVVDSTINLQVTTRRIIAGKWMANNGQACIGVDYIITTKDFAPKLIDSLRNELKEFFGKNPMESKDLSRIVNPFHFARLASLLDEDKVSDKIVYGGQRDEKQLKIAPTILLDVPDDSTIMKEEIFGPLLPIVTVEKIEDSFDVIKSKPKPLAAYFFSDDEQMKKEFVQNISAGGIVFNDTIVHTTVSSLPFGGVGESGMGSYHGKFSFDAFSHKKAVLYRSFNGDSTTRYPPYTAEKQKLLRALFNGNIFGLLLALIGWSRD, encoded by the exons ATGAGAAACCCCTCCGTTCGACCTTTTCAAGATTTCAG CACAGGTGCGGCTTGCTTGAACAAATCTTTTATATACAATTACACTTGCGGGAAGAATCAAACCCATATTTCGTTTCCATACTTGAGCCTCACTTCATTTTCATGCCG TTGTTCAGCAACAATGGCTGCAGAAGAGAAGCAAATGCAAAGATTTGATGTCGAGAAAGCTGCTTCGTTGATGAAGGAGCTTcgaaataattataattcaagaAAGACAAAGAGTTATGAGTGGAGGATGTCACAGATACAAAGTATTGCAAACATGATTGAAGAAAAGGAGGAGGAGATTATTGAAGCCATTCATAAGGACCTCTCTAAGCCCCCATTTGAAACCTTCATCTCTGAG ATTTCTATGACAAAAAGTTCATGTAAGTTGGCTCTTAAAGAACTTAAATATTGGACGAAGCCTGAAAAG GCCAAAACTTCATTGACAACATATCCATCTTCGGCAGAAATTATTTCAGAACCTCTGGGAGTTGTATTGGTCATCTCTACTTGGAACTACCCCTTCT TGTTGTCTCTTGATCCAGTCATTGGAGCTATTGCAGCTGGTAATGCCGTGGTTCTAAAGCCATCAGAAATTGCACCGGCCACATCATCACTGCTTGCCAAATTACTAGAGGATTACGTAGACAATTCTGCTGTCAGAGTTGTCGAGGGGGCTGTTGCTGAAACATCTGCATTACTAGAGCAGAAGTGGGATAAAATTTTCTACACAG GTAGCCCAAGAGTGGGGCGAATTGTTATGGCTGCTGCTGCAAAGCACCTTACACCTGTAATTTTGGAACTTGGGGGAAAAAGCCCTGCGGTTGTTGATTCAACGATTAACTTACAA GTCACTACAAGGAGGATCATAGCCGGCAAGTGGATGGCCAATAATGGACAAGCTTGCATTGGTGTTGATTATATCATAACAACTAAAGACTTTGCTCCAAAGCTG ATAGACAGTTTGAGAAATGAACTGAAGGAGTTTTTTGGGAAAAATCCAATGGAATCAAAAGATCTATCTCGCATTGTGAATCCATTCCACTTTGCACGTCTTGCAAGCCTCTTGGATGAAGATAAAGTATCAGACAAAATTGTTTATGGAGGCCAAAGGGATGAAAAGCAATT AAAGATAGCTCCAACCATATTGCTGGATGTTCCAGATGACTCTACGATTATGAAGGAAGAGATATTTGGGCCATTATTGCCAATTGTCACT gttgaaaaaatagaagaCAGCTTCGATGTGATAAAATCCAAACCGAAACCTCTTGCTGCATACTTTTTCAGTGATGATGAGCAGATGAAGAAAGAATTTGTACAGAACATATCAGCCGGAGGAATAGTCTTCAACGACACAATCGTGcat ACTACAGTTTCCTCCTTACCCTTTGGAGGAGTTGGAGAGAGTGGAATGGGATCGTACCAtggtaaattttcttttgatgcCTTTAGCCACAAGAAAGCAGTTCTTTACAGAAGCTTTAATGGAGATTCAACAACAAGGTATCCACCGTACACAGCAGAAAAGCAAAAATTATTGAGGGCTCTTTTCAATGGTAACATATTTGGCTTACTTCTTGCTTTGATCGGATGGTCTAGAGACTGA